ACCAGGCCAGCCCCTCCCGCAGGTCGCGCAGGTGCACGCCGATGCTCGCCGGGTCCGAGGTCACGTCGTGGCCGCCCTGGCGCAGCACGGCGGCGGTCGAATCGAGCATGATGCGGAAGGCGTTGTAGGCGTACCCGGTGTTGCGCGTCCCGTCGTGGTAGGGGTTGGTGCCCTCGCCGTACGGCGTGTCGGGGTCGTGGCGCCCGTACCCGCTGATGGGGTAGAGGACATGTTTCCCCGCGTACCAGTCCAGCGCCACCGGGTCCCTGCCCGCCAGGAGGATGTTCGCGCGCACCGCCTTCGCGTAGGGGCCGGCGGGACCATCGGGATGGGACGGGCTTACCCAGATGGCATCGATGATGTTGAGGTCGGGGTAGATGACCTCATTCATAATCCTGCCCATAAAGCCCTGATAGATGAGGTCGTAATGGACGTTACTGGTCATATGGATGCTGGGCACGCCCATGAAGTTCTTGAGGCTGGCGGTCACCCCGGTGGCGTTGTGGCTCTTGAGCACGGGGACGTTGATCAGTTTCAGGCGGCTCCTGTCGTAACCGGAGCCGGTCCAGATGCCGTTGCGCAGCGAGATGCACGTCCCCAGCTTGGTGATGAACTTCGGGTAGGAGACGTTGGCGCCCAGCGGCACGTAACCCTGGCGCATGTCGCCGCCGTCGAAATCGCCCACGACGTCGTCGGTGAAGGACCACCAGCTGGAAGTGGACACCCTTCCAGGGTCCACGCAGGTGTCCACCACCGCCTGGAAGGACTGGGCGGGGTTCTCGGCGTTGTTGCGGGTGTGGTAGTAGTCGGTGCCGCCCTCGCAGTTCTCCACCAGCACCACCTCGCCGGTGAAGCCGTCGGGATGGCCCAGGATGGCGGTGACGAGGCCGCGCACCACGTCGGTATTGGTCATGCCGCGCTGGTCCCAGGCGGCGTTGACCTTGATGAGGACCACGTCGTTCGCGGCGACGATGCCGTCCGGCCCGGCACCGGGGCAGTCCAAGGCGCTGCGGTAGAAGGAAACCCCTCCTTCGTCCATGAGGCGGATGAGCGCCTGCACCCCCTGGTGGTAGGGGCTACCAGCGGGGACTGGGACGTTGCTGACGGCGAAGACATCGTGGCCGCCGCCGGGAACGGACGCCTCCCACGCCTCCGGGACCAGGGATGCTGCGCGCGCCCTGGCCTCCGCCAGGTCGGGGACGTCCCCCTCCCCCGCCACGTTAGACACCCCGCCGGCCATGATGCAGAGCGAGGCCACGAGGACCGTGGTAATGACCGGGACGATGCGGCGGCGCCCATGCCGGCTCACCGCGTGCGCCAGCACGGCGCCCGCGGCCGCGAGCACCCAGGCGGACTGGGCCGCCGCGGCCTGCTGGCAAGGGTAGCGCAGGCGCGAGGGGCGGCGTCCGCTGCGCAGCATCAGCCAGGCCAGGCACAGCAGGCCGAAGGCTGCGTGGGAGCATCTCCACGCTAGGAAACGGATATCCCTGCCGGAGGGAGTTCCTTTTTCCATCCTCTCTTTCCCGCGACGCTGGCGACCAGGGCGGGACTTGTCCGCCCCGCGTCGGGAGGACAGGGTCCCGTAACCCTATTCTACCTCGCGGGGACGGCGTGGAGCGGGACTGAAGAGCGGGGCGAGCCCCATGAGTTGCCGGTACCAGAACTGGGTGAGGAAGGCGTAGCCGAAGAGCGCCGCCCCCTGGCCTTTCAATATGCCCAGCCCCCGGCGGGCCACCGCCACCGCCCCCACCCCGACCAGGGCGGGATAGAGCATGGAACTGGCCAGGAAACCGGCGAAGACCGGCCAACCCACCAGGCCGAGAGCGAAAAAGACGATGGAGAGGGTGAAGGCGACAAAACCAATGAGCGGAGCCAGCTTGACGAAGAGCCAGAAAGAGGGCAACTGCACGAAGCCCAGGTGCCCGTAGCCCGTCTTGAAGAACGTGCCCCTCCCGGACCTGAGCGCCACCTGTATCCCGGCCTGCCGTTCGCGGAATTCGTTAACGCATTCGCCCAGGTTGCGGGGGAAGTCGCGGCGCACCACCACCTGGGGGACGTAGGCGAAACGGTAGAGGCGGCCCTGTTCGTGCATGATGCGCTGGAGGCGCAGGGTCATCTCCATCTTCGCCTCCACCTGCGAGAGGCCCGCCTGGAACCCTCCCGCCGCGAGGAGTTCGCCCTTGCGGTAGAGGGTGAGCGAGCCGTAGGCGGTGGCGGGACCGCCCAGGTACGGCGCCCCGGCCAGAAACCCGAGCTGGATGCGGAGGGAGTCCATGAGGGCGAACCTGGTGATGCGCCGGGGAGGCAGATGCCCCTCTCCCTCCATGTCCGAGGGGAGCTCGACCCCCATCACCGCCGGGGCGCTCACCTCCCCCTCCATGAAGGGCCTGACCATGCATAACAGCGCGTCCTCCTCCAGCAGCGCGGCGCGGTCGGCCACCCCGAAGATGGGGTAGCGGGCCAGGTTCAGGGCCAGGTTGAGACAGTCCGCTCCCGGCTCCCCGTCCGTGCGCACCAGGGTCAGCCGGTGGTCGTCGCTCTGATAGACCTCGACGGCCTGTGGCGCCTCCAGCACGCGCCGGTAGACGCGGTCCACGCGGCGCAGGAAGAAGGTGTGAATGATCCTCTCCGCCCTCTCGTCATCACTTCTTCCGTAGACGACCAGCACCTCCATCTCGGGATAGCGCTGTGAGAGGTTGCGGTCTATCCAGTGCATGGTGTCCTCGCCGGTGGAATCGATCTCCGCCACCAGGGTGAGGGGAGGCACCATGCCGCTGCGAGAGAGGCGGTGGGCCTCCTCGACGTATCCCATTTTCTTCCAGCGCATGATCGCCCGGTAGCCGACGGCTAGATGCAGCATATGCATGGTGTACAGGACGAGATAATAGGCGATGGCCAGGCAGACTAGGACGTGGTATACGGTGCTCATCCCCTGCTCTTCCCGCCGCGTGGGGGCCGGTATGACAGGACCCGCTCCAGCTCGGCGTCCCCGATGCCCGCAAGGACCTCCGCGAGACGGGCGTTGACCTCCGGGTCCTGCAGGTCGGAGAGGACCTGGATAAGGGTGCCCGTGCTGCCTATCTCGGCGAGGCGGCGGATGATGCGGCCTGCCTCGGGGGCCTCGACTCCCTCACGCATGTCCTTCACCAGCCTCTCCACGATACTCCCCTCCTCCAGGGCCTGCGCGGCCGTCTCGCGCGCGAAACGGTCGCCGTCCCAGAGCATCTCCACCAGGGGCGCTTCGCCCGCATCCCCCATCTCCCGCAGCGCTGACGCGGCGTTGTTGCGCACCCAGAACTCCCGGTCCCGCAGCAGCGCCGCCAGGCTGGGCGCATCGGAGGCGTCGCCCACCTTTCCCAGCGCCTTCGCGGCCTGGGCACGCACCTGCCAGGCCGGGTCCTGCAGGCACCTCAGCAGGGCGGGCCTGGCCGGACGGTGCCTCATCCTGCCCAGGGAATCGGCGGCCCGCGCCCTGACGTCTATCTCCCCGTCAGCCAGGGCATCGACCAGTAAGGCGGCTTCTTCGTCGCCTCCGATCCCCCCGATGACCTCCGCCGCGAAGGCGCGGTGCATCGGGTTATCGCTGCCGAGCAGGCCCGCAAGGACGCGCCGAGATTCGTCGCCCGCCTCCTCCATGGCCTCCGCCACCTTCTCCTGCGACCAGCGGCTGCCGCTGTCCAGGGCATCGATCATGGCCTGCAGCGCTTCCCTCGACCCGGTGCGCACCAGCGCGAACAGCGCGGCCTCGCGCACTTCCTCACTGGGGTCCCGCAGCAGCTCCGCCAGGGCCGGCACCGCGTCAGGGTCGCCTATGCGGCCCAGGCGCCGCGCCGCGCCGCCGCGCCTGGATTTGGAACGGGAGTGGAGCTGGCGCGTGCGGTCGGCGGCGAATCCGGCAAGCCGGTACAGCTCGACGATCTTCCCTTTCCATTCTCCCGTCCCCTCGTCCCCCATGCGCAGCAGCACCTCTTCCAGCGCCCCGGGGTCCGGGTCGGGGATGAGTGTCTGCAAGGTGCGGTCAGGGCTCAGCTTCTGCAGCGCCGCATAGAGGATGGTCTCGTAGCCGCGCATGGTCTCCAGCCTGCGGGCCCTGGCATAGATCTTGAGGATGCGCACCAGCATGTAGATGGCGAAGACGATGAGGGCAAAAACGACGCCAACGAGCACAAAGAACAGTATGGTCCCCATCGTCTATCCCGCATCACATGTCGTACCTGAGGAAGCAACCATTTTGCTATTATAAATCGTGCGGCCCGCGGTTAACAGGACGTCGCCAGGCCGCGGCGTGAGGAATCGTCCGGCCGGTAGCGGGAGCTGAGATGCGGGAGGGGCAGCGGTGTTCGTACTGGACTCTCATACCCACATGTTTCCAGCGCGGGTGCGCGAACACCCCGGCGAGGTGGGGGAAGAGGAGGGCGCCTTCAGGCTCATGTTCGGCCGGGGGGACGGGCGCATGGCGAGCCCTGAGACCATGCTGCTGGAGATGGATGCGGCGGGGGTGGACATGGCCGTCATCTGCCCCTTCCCCTGGACGTCCCTGGAGCGTTGCAGAGAGAACAACGACTACCTCCTGGAGGTGGCCGCCGCCTGGCCGCACCGCTTTCTGCCCTTCGCCGTGACCAACCCGGCCGCCGGCAGGGAGGCCGCCGCGGAAGCGCGCCGCTGCCTGGAGGCGGGAGCACGCGGCCTGGGCGAACTGCACGCGCAGCCACAGGGTTTCGACATAGCCGATGGCGCGGTCATGGACCCGCTGGTGGAGCTGGCGGTGGAATTCGATGTGCCGGTGATGATCCACGTCAACGAGCCGGTGGGGCACGACTACCCCGGCAAGGGGCCGGTCACACCGCGGAGCATCTACCGTTTCATCGCGACCTACCCCGACGCGACGTTCATCCTCCCTCACTGGGGCGGAGGACTCCCGTTCTACGAACTCATGCCCGAGGTAGCGGAGGCATGCGTCCGCGTATACTACGATTCCGCCGCCTCCCCTTTCCTCTACCGCAGCGAGGTCTACCGCCTGGCGGCGGCGGCCTGCGGCGGCCACAAGATCCTCTACGCCACCGACTACCCCCTCATCCCCTACGAGCGCACCCTGGCAGACGCCCGCGCGGGCGCAGGCAGCGACCTCGCGGCGGACATCCTGGGGGGGAACGCGGCGCGCCTCTTCCTCGTCGATAAAGGGTGAAGGGCCGCGGGGCGGGCGCTCCGGGCGCGGAGCGTACGGCGGGGAACGGCGCCTTCCATCAGCGTAATTGAACGGCCTCGAGAAGGAATGCCGCCGCCGCGGAGTGAATAAAGAAAAGAAAAACACTCGGAAAGGAGCTTGCGGGTATGATCTCGAAGTGGGGCAGACATATGTACGCGGCACTGGCCATCCTCGCCCTTTTCCTCCTTCTCTCCTCCGTAGCGGCCGGACTGAGCGGGTGCGCCGCCACCAGCGCTTCGACGGCCGGCACCGAGCCCGCCCCGGAGCCGGAGAAACCCCCCGTGAACCCCCTCACCGGGGAGGTGGTAGCGTCGTGGGACCAGATCACGCGCCGCCCCCTGGCGGTCAAGGTTGAGAACCACGCCGATGCGCGCCCCCAGAGCGGCATCGTCGACGCCGACCTGGTCTACGAGGAACTGGTGGAGGGCGGCCTGACCCGCTTCATCTGCATCTATCTCTCGCGTGACTCCGCGGCCATAGGGCCTACCCGCAGCGCCCGGCCCTCCGACATCGATATCACCTACTACCTCAACCCCCTGCTCATCTGCAGCGGCGGCTCGGACTCCGTCATGTCCATGCTGCGAGCGTCGGGGATGCTGTACATAGAGGAGGACGACGCCCATTTCTGGAGGGAGCGCACCCGGCGCGCCCCCCACAACCTCTACACCAGCACCACCCTGCTGCGCCAGTACCTCGCCGAGCAGGGCGATACCTACGACTTCCTGCCCGATAGCG
This Actinomycetota bacterium DNA region includes the following protein-coding sequences:
- a CDS encoding HEAT repeat domain-containing protein, whose translation is MGTILFFVLVGVVFALIVFAIYMLVRILKIYARARRLETMRGYETILYAALQKLSPDRTLQTLIPDPDPGALEEVLLRMGDEGTGEWKGKIVELYRLAGFAADRTRQLHSRSKSRRGGAARRLGRIGDPDAVPALAELLRDPSEEVREAALFALVRTGSREALQAMIDALDSGSRWSQEKVAEAMEEAGDESRRVLAGLLGSDNPMHRAFAAEVIGGIGGDEEAALLVDALADGEIDVRARAADSLGRMRHRPARPALLRCLQDPAWQVRAQAAKALGKVGDASDAPSLAALLRDREFWVRNNAASALREMGDAGEAPLVEMLWDGDRFARETAAQALEEGSIVERLVKDMREGVEAPEAGRIIRRLAEIGSTGTLIQVLSDLQDPEVNARLAEVLAGIGDAELERVLSYRPPRGGKSRG
- a CDS encoding DUF362 domain-containing protein, whose amino-acid sequence is MEKGTPSGRDIRFLAWRCSHAAFGLLCLAWLMLRSGRRPSRLRYPCQQAAAAQSAWVLAAAGAVLAHAVSRHGRRRIVPVITTVLVASLCIMAGGVSNVAGEGDVPDLAEARARAASLVPEAWEASVPGGGHDVFAVSNVPVPAGSPYHQGVQALIRLMDEGGVSFYRSALDCPGAGPDGIVAANDVVLIKVNAAWDQRGMTNTDVVRGLVTAILGHPDGFTGEVVLVENCEGGTDYYHTRNNAENPAQSFQAVVDTCVDPGRVSTSSWWSFTDDVVGDFDGGDMRQGYVPLGANVSYPKFITKLGTCISLRNGIWTGSGYDRSRLKLINVPVLKSHNATGVTASLKNFMGVPSIHMTSNVHYDLIYQGFMGRIMNEVIYPDLNIIDAIWVSPSHPDGPAGPYAKAVRANILLAGRDPVALDWYAGKHVLYPISGYGRHDPDTPYGEGTNPYHDGTRNTGYAYNAFRIMLDSTAAVLRQGGHDVTSDPASIGVHLRDLREGLAWSGGHCVTGVAAPATDWHFAEGTTREGFDEWLCLQNPQGEK
- a CDS encoding amidohydrolase family protein, translating into MFVLDSHTHMFPARVREHPGEVGEEEGAFRLMFGRGDGRMASPETMLLEMDAAGVDMAVICPFPWTSLERCRENNDYLLEVAAAWPHRFLPFAVTNPAAGREAAAEARRCLEAGARGLGELHAQPQGFDIADGAVMDPLVELAVEFDVPVMIHVNEPVGHDYPGKGPVTPRSIYRFIATYPDATFILPHWGGGLPFYELMPEVAEACVRVYYDSAASPFLYRSEVYRLAAAACGGHKILYATDYPLIPYERTLADARAGAGSDLAADILGGNAARLFLVDKG
- a CDS encoding DUF3048 domain-containing protein, which gives rise to MISKWGRHMYAALAILALFLLLSSVAAGLSGCAATSASTAGTEPAPEPEKPPVNPLTGEVVASWDQITRRPLAVKVENHADARPQSGIVDADLVYEELVEGGLTRFICIYLSRDSAAIGPTRSARPSDIDITYYLNPLLICSGGSDSVMSMLRASGMLYIEEDDAHFWRERTRRAPHNLYTSTTLLRQYLAEQGDTYDFLPDSGLYFVDPQEEEAKDTADASGETENGEAGEEAGATEESVMVSPATSINIAYKAAMCAASYQYDPATDSYLHSIQGKPHNDLTTGSRVAPRNVIIQYVKVTNSGLRDSAGSPVPVSQVTGSGQCLVFSGGKVYHATWKKGSRSVPTTFTDENGNPVPLHPGQTWIHLLSEDIPVTYK